One Amphiprion ocellaris isolate individual 3 ecotype Okinawa chromosome 5, ASM2253959v1, whole genome shotgun sequence genomic region harbors:
- the LOC111585229 gene encoding probable transmembrane reductase CYB561D1 → MRSDVEYSPVGEGLGMRDFWLYVWLRRAAVIAAHVTGLGLTLVISLLSRPGTSLFSWHPVCMSVAYCMCMTEGILLFSAEGSPFCFKSRKGKVRLHWFCQALVLIAAATGLGFMVASKNVSERPHLVSWHSLLGICTLAATVLQAACGICMIFPKLLRLSSSPPRLRLYHGTCGLVVYLLATVTVMSAMFSDWFQATVKGVAWWAFLLLPLFPALVVMNQITNAYLPRKKMTS, encoded by the exons ATGCGGTCCGACGTGGAGTACAGCCCGGTCGGAGAGGGGCTGGGCATGCGGGACTTCTGGCTGTACGTGTGGCTGCGGAGAGCGGCGGTGATAGCGGCTCATGTCACCGGACTGGGCCTGACCCTGGTCATCTCCCTGCTGTCCAGACCCGGAACCA GTCTGTTTTCTTGGCATCCTGTGTGTATGTCTGTCGCT TACTGTATGTGCATGACAGAGGGCATCCTCCTCTTCTCAGCAGAGGGATCTCCCTTCTGCTTCAAGTCTCGGAAGGGTAAAGTCCGCCTCCACTGGTTCTGCCAAGCTCTGGTCCTCATAGCTGCAGCCACAGGCCTGGGCTTCATGGTGGCCAGTAAGAACGTGTCAGAGCGCCCCCACTTGGTCTCCTGGCACAGCCTGCTGGGCATCTGCACCCTGGCTGCCACCGTGCTCCAAGCAGCTTGTGGCATCTGCATGATCTTCCCTAAACTGCTgcgcctctcctcctccccaccCCGGCTGAGGCTGTACCATGGCACATGTGGCCTCGTGGTCTACCTGCTGGCCACAGTGACCGTGATGTCAGCCATGTTCTCAGACTGGTTCCAGGCCACAGTGAAGGGGGTGGCATGGTGGGCCTTCCTCTTGCTGCCCCTTTTCCCTGCCCTGGTTGTGATGAACCAGATAACTAATGCCTACCTTCCCCGCAAGAAGATGACCAGCTAG